A genomic region of Phragmites australis chromosome 2, lpPhrAust1.1, whole genome shotgun sequence contains the following coding sequences:
- the LOC133903970 gene encoding peroxidase 72-like translates to MEISAGSHTIGDSRCTSFRQRLYNQTGNDLPDHTFTRCPRSGGDQNLFFLDPITPFKFDSQYYKNLLAYCGLLSSDKVLLIDSPVTAELVKLYAANQDIFFQHFAQSMVKMGNISPLTGANGEIRKNCRRVNHNRSGSQVDEFS, encoded by the exons ATGGAAATTTCAGCAGGTAGCCACACCATCGGCGACTCCCGGTGCACGAGCTTCCGCCAGCGCCTGTACAACCAGACGGGCAACGACCTCCCGGATCACACATTCACACGCTGCCCGCGCTCGGGGGGTGACCAGAacctcttcttcctcgaccCCATCACGCCCTTCAAGTTCGACAGCCAGTATTACAAGAACCTGCTAGCCTACTGCGGCCTGCTCAGTTCCGACAAGGTGCTACTCATCGACAGCCCCGTCACCGCCGAGCTGGTCAAGCTCTACGCTGCCAACCAGGACATCTTCTTCCAGCACTTCGCGCAGTCCATGGTTAAGATGGGCAACATCTCGCCGCTCACCGGGGCCAACGGCGAGATCAGGAAGAACTGCAGGAGGGTCAACCACAACCGATCG GGATCTCAGGTTGATGAGTTTTCTTAA
- the LOC133903801 gene encoding bZIP transcription factor 44-like produces MASPGVVSSTVTTSSPSTGSEGACEPQLAAVAAAAVTAERKRKRKESNRLSAQRSRARKQRQVDDLTAQVTALRARNGAVAAAAHDAARRCAAVQAENALLRARTLELGERLQSLTDLIQCMDAAAYNFNPSPFAGVVHQQPPLLDANMYNYY; encoded by the coding sequence ATGGCCTCTCCCGGCGTGGTGTCGTCTACTGTGACCACGTCGTCGCCGTCGACCGGGTCCGAGGGTGCCTGTGAGCCCCAGCTGGCGGCTGTGGCAGCAGCAGCTGTGACGGCAGAGAGGAAGCGGAAGCGGAAGGAGTCGAACCGGCTGTCCGCGCAGCGGTCCCGCGCGCGCAAGCAGCGGCAGGTTGACGACCTCACGGCGCAGGTGACCGCGCTGCGCGCCCGGAACGGGGCCGTGGCCGCGGCCGCGCACGACGCCGCGCGCCGGTGCGCCGCTGTGCAAGCTGAGAACGCGCTCCTGCGCGCGAGGACGCTCGAGCTCGGCGAGCGCCTGCAGTCCCTCACCGACCTCATCCAGTGCATGGACGCCGCCGCCTACAACTTCAACCCGTCCCCCTTCGCCGGCGTCGTGCACCAACAGCCGCCGCTCCTCGACGCGAACATGTACAACTACTACTAG